ataaatacttCTCCACTGCTTCAAATACTAAAATTCATTAGTATTCTAGCTTATAAGCATCCAAACACTCTATGTGATGTCAATATGGAAATGCTCaataaaacatataaaaaacatgaaatttaagaaatagaaataaatatCACAAGTATAGCTTTAATGGTTTAAATGACTAAACATTTTTTTGTCCCCAAATCATGAAACTTCTCATTTTGTTATTCTCCATTCCAGTCCTAAACACTTACACTTCCCCATTAGAAGAAGCATCTAGctgtttttcaaaatttagtgtGCACATCATAGAAAACATCATCCACATTATACAACCAAAATCATTATGAATAGAAACTAGGCTCATACTGAAGCAAGATTAAGAAAAAACTGCACCTGAAAGCAATAGCAATGTCATCCCCAAATTTCTCAAGCGCTTTGTCCATAATCTCAAGAGGGGAAGCATTTTGAAGCTCCTTAGCCAATTTCTCAAAGTCCTCTGCCTCAACTTTCTCTCTTACCTCTGCAAATTCACCAAAAAGAAAACACACAGCCCAAAAGTCATTTTCCATCCTTCAACATCATCAAAACAAAAACATGCAAACACAAATATTGAAAACTTCATGTACCAAGAGCCACGATGGTAGCTGCTGATGGAACTATTGAATCATTCCTCTTAGGTTCAGCATTCAATGGCTTCACTGCCGAACGCCTCCGAGAATTCAAAGCAGTCGACGACAAGAGTTGAGGCCTATCCAATGGCTGAAAGGTACCCAATTGGGATACTGCAAACaccaaaaagaataaataaataactgaAGGtccatatctgaaatagaaCGCAAGAATATTTGAACAAGATGCAAAATTTTGAAGGGAAAAACAACtttaaaatctgaaaaaaagaGCAAAAGATTAATTTTTCAACCCAAAATTATCAGACGTAAGGAAAGAAATTCGAATTTAGTGAAATACGGCAcaaatctgaaacaagaacGGATGAAAATTCCAACCCAGATGCtaaattgatcaaaaaataACCCAAAATTCCGAAAAATGTAAAGAAAATTCGAACCCAGATGGTAAAATGCTTCAAATTATCACATTCTGGGATAAAGATCAAAACTTTGAAGGGACCAAGTAAAAGGGTACCTTTGGGTTGTTCataagaagaagatgaagaagacaaAGAGCCATGAATTGCAGATGAAGAAGTGAAAGCCAAAGCCATTTCTACAACACAGAGAGATTTCACACACACAAAGAAACCGCTAAATTTCTATGTGAAAAAATAGGCGAAGATGGTGATGGGAAGAAGTCCGTGAGTGTGTGTTGAACAGAGAGGAAAATATGGTGACAAGTATTAAAAGGAACCTAAAGACAGGGCGTtcttctaggttcattgaacctaGACGTGATTCGGGATTTGAATGGTAGTCTGATGTGGCATGATTTCATTGGATGATCGTCAAATTGTACCTCAGCCCTTCGGTCATATGGCGGGCCGGCGAATGAAAGAGAGAGGAAGATTCGTGGTAGAGAGAGAGTAGTCATTTCTCACCAGTCAAAAGTTTCTTTAGATTCTGGTTTagatttcttttttatataatataaataaaatataataatagaaatatattttgacaaATTAAGATTTGTGGCTCCAGTTATATATTTTGGGGATGTTTATATCAACACAATCACTTGGTTTCAATTTCAAATATTAAACTTGGCATAACTTAGTTTTTCTATTTATATGGTACACCCTAGTCAAATGTGACATCATTTAATTTAACAtagtatttaaaaaaaaatatttttgaaacacgtaatttaaaacaatctttatatacttgtttggttgtaaatcatgtaattaagagtaaaagaaaaaattttaagttatatttttgGGAACGGATTAAGAAAAAAGTGTCACATAAAATAGGATGGAGGAAATATGAAATAAGAATATATGCATTACAATATCGATCTTGATAACTAAtcctaaattaaaaaaaattatttacgaTTAGCACGTGTACCAAATAGATGGAAAAAGGTGaaatttacatacatattatgAGTGTGAACACACAATTGCGGGTGTATTGAGCATCATATATAATTATCATGaataaacatatgaaaactaaaTGTTCAACCTCAATTGcaatatttactttattaaaCTAActtctaaaataaacaaatcaaCTTAGATACAACTATTTAGAATTTATAGCATCAAATTCTATACGTACAGTTACATATGTGGACTATTTTTAGTACTTACACATTATTCTTTGATTCATTTAGAATATTTGGTTCTTTGCCTAAATTTTGAATGTTGATGAAAAGTGAGTTTTGGACATAAAAAATGTGTtcgaaaaaaaatagtatttaaataaaaaaaaaggaaaaaaggtatttgaaattattgaagttatGTATGAATgtacatttaattttttaaaaatagaaatcttataagtaaaaaaaaaatacaacaacaacaatacctCGTCGAAACAATTTTTTCAAACTTAAAATTCAtcttcaaaaatgaaaaataaaaaagaatgatcAATTTAGATGCCCTCCCAAAATGCTCAATGTCTAACAAAGATTCTAATCCTCAAAGAATtagaaccaaaaaaaaaaaaaggtctaGTCACTTCTGGAGCTCATGGATCACACGTAAAGTGATTTTGGTcgcaaaaaatatttaattggcATTTGAAATATTGTGTTTACTGATTATCAGCAGTCAGTATTGTGCACTCCATCTCTCCAATTTATATGCTATagtttaaattttcaaaatcaatcttttaaatatttgtgaatttgcgcatatattttttaagtttataaaaaaatattttaaattatattaattaattatttaaaatatttaaaatatatattttgaaccCTCAATATTATAATATGTCCATCAAGAGCAGTCAAATTGCTATATCATCGGAGTCCTTAGTGggttttctattatttttttgtttttaataagAAAAGAGAGAACATCTAAGATGGTAAACGACAATAGTATTATATTCTTAGCCGTCATTAATATCAACGACAGGTATCAgaataaaaataagagaaataataataatgggaGATACGTCCCACTAATAAAAGTTACCCCataataattcatagaatataTATGTAAGTTTTGCCCCTTGGAATTTGAGAAGGGCTATTGACAAGCACTTTTAATTTAGCCTCCACcataaataaaaatcatggAAATCAATGATAAGGGGGGACCTTAATTAAGAATAAGATTGTTTAACTTGATGCTAACCTTTACATTATAATAtacctttttttatttcaatttattgtGACATTAATTTGAATGCgcacaatatttttatttttttaaaaaaataaattttaacatGTTATAATATTTATAGGATTATAAAACTTTTAAGACATATttagaataaatttaaaaagaaaatgtatTATATAAACTGAACCGGAGAaattgactttaaaatcaaaaatCGGAACAAGACATGTCAAcgcttttttttttcatttaagtGAACGATATTGGTTACAAAAGGATAAAATTATTGGGATTAAAGATTACATAGTGATGATCGAGTTTGGGGTGTTTCATTATTTCATAGGCCGACTTTGATCTAGCTTTTTCAATGAGTTAATAAATCTGAAAATAACTGACAAAAATCAAATTGttctatttaaatttataaaggaaaaatttccatatgtataaaattaaatccATAATTACAAAATATTGCAGGAAATGAGACCCTTCCTATGATTTTTTTCCAAGtatttccccccccccccatgaTTTAGTGGTTCAAACGTATCAGGCTCATCTGGCACAAAACATATTAGAATTCTGGCCCAATCCCTCCTCCTTAATTTCCGCGAGTTCCTTAATTAATACATCATttgaattcaaaaatatttatacaatcaTATCATTTAATAAAGTAATTATATGTAAGATTctatgataaatatttaattgataATCTGATAGAAACGGATACTTTTATGTTATAATATGCTAAATTATACTAATGAAGTAATTATATaatcttttttataaaaaagtcCAAGTGTGTAGTGTGTAGGTGTACATCTAATTGATCATACTAAAATATGTGATGTTCTTTTAAAATATGAGAATTTTCATACATAGCTATAGCTTGGATcataattatgtataattttcCTAATTAGATTCATAACAATGATTTGGAGACgagagagattgagagagaggagaaaGGCGAGTGAGAGTACTATTATTTGACTAAGCCTTGTTAATAAGGAAATACTTATCAAAAGAAAGGTAGTATgacgagaaaaataaatagaaatttgTATGCTTTCTTATTTGGCTAATGCCTTGTTGTAAGCTACATAGAAACCAGAAATGAATACTACTTATATATTTTGAAGGGAACAATTAAAGTAAACTTTTTTTGTTCCATTCTATTTTCGTCAACATTTTAATTCTTCaatttgtaattttaaaaactTCAGCAATTGGATCTTGAGAAGTTGCCAATTTCCCACAAATGCATACACCTAATGATGAGCAATGGAATAGAGGGACACCACAAATATGTGTACAATCTCCATCTGAGTTGCAACAACAAATAGCGATGTCCCTTGCTTTTACCTTTGGTAAAACACCTATCATATTAAACACCATAAtttagtgtgtatatataaatagataaaataaatatcataTCCAAGTACAAGAAACTCTACAAATtgacttagaaaaaaatatacaaaagtacGTGATATTTATATACTGAAAATCAAAGCTAAGTAAAAGACTTACAAATTCCTATCACCATGAAGATAAGAAGAAAAGCCATTAATTTGAAAGTCATATCTTAGTGTTTGGTGCAATGCTTAATAAGCTACTTTGATTAATTTGTGCAAGTatctgatgatgatgttttaatttttctcCTTTATGTTCTATTTATAGCATGTTTAACCAACAATCATAACACAAATAAATTTTGTAGTAAATTAAAGTAACGtaacatatataaaatattgatCTTCAAAATCAACATATTCCGTAGCGAATTAAATTAAACTTGCTCTTTTCACAAAGACATAATTAACAAATAAATTAGTGAATTATAATAGCATATTACAATAAATGAAAAACACAGATTAAATTATGGTCatcaaaatgaatttttaataGCAAATTAAAGTAATAATCATTTAATAAGAATAGGCAATGAAATTTTTTATGGTCTTTTAGAAAATTTGCATCATGATCTGTACAAAGTCTGACTCGAAGTTTGGTTAAGATGTTGAATGTCATTCTATATCTGAACAATAAATATTCTTTTCCATTTAACAATTTTTGTCAACCATTAACTAAAAGTTGAGAAAATGGTAACGTATAAGGTTTGAAATATTTTAGTTCTTCATATACATGTTAATTAACTAAAATAATTACTATATAAATAAAGTGatcatttcaatttttcatgtatgCCACATAATTAAAACAGTTCTTAATGtgtaaaagaaataattatattaatagTAAACCTTAAAAATAACCTTCAAGAGATTGATCATATTTTATTCAGTTGATCAATCTTTAAAAGGAACACCACTACGTGCGTGTGTGTGGCTCTTTAGATTTTATTTGATATCTGGTCATATGTATTTTAGTTCAAAGGTTTAAGAATTTTTATCTGTCCATCAAAATAATAGTaggaaaatataatatatatatatatatatatatatatatataaaaggttgtaattatttttgtcTAGAGAtctaaatatgtttttttgaaCCCTAGGGATTACCCGCACTAGGCATTAGGCAAGCCCTATACGACATGCTCGACTTAGAAGTCATTGAGGGAGGATCAATTCCGAATTATCTGTGTGGATAACCACCCTCCAAACCAACTGAGCCATCCCGAAGGACGATCCAAAAATGTTAAAAGttgttaaattaataatttgcaCACCTCACTTTGAAGTTTGAAGTAATGCgaaaaaacatatataaatttgggttgtaaataatttttgaaattcttatcCATAAAATCCACTCGTAAATACAAAGTTTATAGTACAATTTTAATAGGAAAAACTAATTAATTACACAAACATTCCTATCATATTTACTAATTCTCCGTatagtttgaaataataaatgttgtttcactaattaataatttcatactaTATTTCAAGTCAGATACACCTCAATACACTATACATAGAAAATCAAATACATTttgaaatacaaatatataaagaGAGGCGAGAGGGAGAGTCACTGTATCCCTAGCTACATGCGAATCCACTTAAATTCAATAGATCTGgaataaattacacctaattttgactttGTGTATTTAAAATACATGTATACGAGGATCAAAATATGacacaaataataattttgaaaactCAAAGAAAAGGTGTGTAATTAGACGCTATACTAGTAGAATTTATGTTGTTTGTCCATTTGAATATACTCTACAAAGGAATCAAAGCTATGCATAATAAGTCCAGACACAATGTGGTGTTAAAGGTGATAGTTAATTATGTAATGACAGCTTTTCTTGTTCAGACATGAACTTGATGCCAATTATTTGCACGTCTGGTTTTCTGTTTTGTGATTAATGTAACGTCTGTAATTTTCATAAACTTACTGTTTAAGCTACAATGTGGTAAGATTTATTGTCTAGAGTTAAGAATTAACTCTTTTTTTATGCATAGTTATATTCTCTTAATATGGTAAAGATAAAATATTTGTCTTCATTTTCTAAAGTAACAATCaataattttgaattatttaattttactaAGAGTGACAATGAAAGTAATCCGAATGGAGTAACTATGTatgtgaaaaaaagaaaagagttttGCATCATATTACTGTTGTTTGAATATCcagtttcaaaaataaaatcaaaattcaacaaaaatataaGTCGCAACAATTTTGCTGCCACGTTAGAAGCAGTAGGTGTTAAAATACAATGTACCTTAGTTTGTTCTATCCAATAGCGTATTGACATCTCAATCTCTCATGGGGTTTTCCGTCTTTTTAATTCCCTTCCTCTTACAACACTCTCTAGTATTCGACCGCGTGGACATCGCACCGTAGTATCGACCGCATACGATAACAGCAGCATCTTCTTGTTTCTAGGTTGTTCAATTGGATTCTTCACTTTACACGTAGCGATAACTCTGTCTCAATCTGGTAACACTTTTTCCTCTCtctctgtatttttttttcttcaatttagggTTTTACTATATTTCTCAATTCTTCATCGCAAGGTGAATCTGTAGTGAAAACTACTTTAAAGGGTAAAATAATTGTATTTCTAgtaaatattttgagaaattgTTGATTCCTTGAAGAATTTTTTAGGACGAATGTACATGTAACATAGTTGTAGCATTTGATATCGTAAATGAAGCTTAAAAATGTTAGTTTTGTTTAGCAGCGTCAGCTGGCATTGTTCAGATGAGGAAAGAAAGAGATCAAAGGAGTttctttgttgtttttgtttttttggggGGTGAAAATGGGTAAGGAGAGATAATAGTAGTTTGTCGTTTTTTGTTTGTGATATTATCAATTTGTTGATCACAAATATCGAGTTTAACttgaaaaatataactttattGACTACAATGTATTCAAAGGGGAGGGGATAGGATGCGAGGGAAGGGGATCTCCTACTTTCATATCAAGGGTTTTGTGTAATGTTTGGATCGTGTGATTGGtactttcaaatcatgatttatatCCTGTAGGGGTTTTGTGATAGAGGTTAATGAATACTTTTGTATGATTTGTGTTTTTGTTGTTTGTTTTGAGCTTCATTTCTTTCATAGCATCTACAATTTTTAATTGAAGTAGAACATGGCGGAAGCTACTGCACCAGCTGTCCCAAGTACTGAGTTATTGGAGTGGCCAAAGAAAGATAAGCGCAGGATCTTGCATGCTGTATATCGTGTCGGTGATCTTGACCGTACCATCAAGTAGGTGGTCTGACATGATGAGATTCTTTACGAAAGTGTTGATCTTGTTTTCTTGATCAGATAATAGTAGTATCTTCTTGTCGTTGCTAGGTTTTACACAGAATGTTTTGGGATGAAAGTGTTGAGGAAGAGAGATATTCCAGAGGAGAAGTACTCGAATGCTTTTCTTGGTTTTGGCCCTGAAGAGTCTCACTTTGTGGTGGAGTTGACATATAGTACGTTTAAGCTTTTATCTGTCTGTTAGAACTTACATTTGGATTCTTAATTCAAGATAGCCCCCTTATCCAtttcataaaagaaaaagattgtGGTCATCTCTCTATGGGCTTCATATCATGTGATAAGCCTCTAAAGAAGTGTGAGCTTTGAGATTTAGCCACTCATTTTAAAAATCCTTCCCTGAAAATTACAGAGATTTGTTGTTTTTGGGTTGTTATCTGGGTTTTCTTAGGGGGATGGGGAGACAGTTGGAGAATAAAGCATGAATAACATTGTTAGGATACTCAGTATATGGTCCTGTAGAGAGCCGCTTGGAGAAGGGGATGCCAGGAAGTGACTTGATTTTACTGAACCAAAGGCACATTATTTGGTTAAGGAGCATAGATTTTAATAATAGTTTACCTATTATCCAACACCAATAATTGAATTATATTCTGTACCTTGAAGCGCAATTTTCAAATCTTACATAGATACCATTGTACAGATTACGGAGTTGATAAGTATGACATTGGAACCGGCTTTGGGCATTTTGCTATTGCCACACCAGATGTAAGTAATTTTCAGTAAGCAAAATTATGTGCTTCTTTGATTTCTTCTAAATGTGTCTTGTTCCCCCTTTCCTCAAGGTTTACAAACTGGTTGAGGAGATAAAAGCAAAGGGTGGAACTGTCACAAGGGAGCCTGGTCCTGTCAAGGGTGGATCTACTGTTATTGCTTTTGTCAAAGATCCTGATGGCTACCTATTTGAAATCCTCCAGAGAGAGTCTACTCCTGAACCACTTTGCCAAGTGATGCTTCGTGTAGGTGATCTTGAACGCTCAATCAAATTCTATGAAAAGGTGACTTTCTTGTAATTATATTTGCTCTTTTTAGATATCCTTGTGTGTTATATCCTTGATCTGCCAAATGCAAACTTGACACAGAAATTTCCAGCATGATTTGAAAACAAGACGCTTGTTATTTTTATGGACATGTGCATTAGTCTCAAGTCTAGTTTATACAATACACCTAAAGCaatgcaacaataacaacaacaactaagTTCAGTCCCAAACAAGTTGGGGTCTGCTATATGAATCCCCATTTCTTTATTTAAGctcatattatatcattatcataactcttataaaataatcataacatcatcagattaattaaaataaaagtgaaaaatacattaataatatataaatactactactactactaataataataaaagtttCATATATGAGTCTAAACTCTATCCTCAATGAGTAGTTATCAcctatatgaatttttttcttccattgtGCCCTATTTTAGCTAAGTAAGCATTTGCAGGTATTTTGATACAACTTTCTTCCATGTAACTTTAGATCTGCCCCGTTCCCTTTTAAACACTTAATTTACCACAGTTTCACACGTACCTACTGATGCATCTATAGGTCGACTCAGAAAATGTCCAAACTATCTCAAGCGACTTTCTGGCATTTTATCCTCAATGTGCACTGCTTGCACCTTCTGGTGAATGCGgtcatttctaatcttatctAATATGGTATGACCGACATCCATCTTAGTATCCGCAACACTCATCTTGTGGATATATTGGACTTTAACAACCCACATTCTCtaccatataacatagccggccTTATAACTATTCTATAGAACTAACCTTTCACTTTGGTAGGTATCCTTCTGTCACATAACACCTCAGTAACACTTTTCCATTTGAATCATCCAGTTTTAATCTTATGAGTAACATCTTCATCTATCACTGTATTCTCTTGAAACAAGCAGcaataatttcttttatttcaaaCCAAAATATGGATAGCATTGGGTTAAACATGTTCTGGGGATGAACCTTTACTTTTCTTTAGCCTTAAACAATGTGGCCCTTCAAATTTGTCCAAGCTATACCACTGTGACAGGAATTCAGAAAGAAGATATTTGCTATGCATTCCTAGTTGTTGCTCTTTTTAATGGTGTTGTACCCATATGATGGCTTTAGACATGAATACAGGTCAGCTTGGGCTACATTGTAATCATCTATGTTGTACTTTTTTTAATCTACAGCACAGTGTGCAATTTGTGGTTTGACAGAATTTGTCTTTGAATGCAGGCACTTGGGATGCAAGTGGTGAAGAAAGTTGATAGACCAGAGCATAAGGTATGTTTGATTTTTGGTCTTGCTAGCCTTTGGATCCCAGATTACGTATACAATATAATCGATGCTTATCTTTTATGCTTGTGCAGTATTCTATTGCTATGATGGGATATGCTCCAGAGCACGAGACTATTGTTCTTGAGTTGACATACAACTATGGTGTGACCGAATACACAAAAGGAAATGCTTATGCACAGGTTGGTTTACTAGCATGCATGTTTGCTCCTCATTTCAACTATTTTATCCCCTTTTTTATTAGTGTTAAGAGTGGGCATACTTGTTCAGGGAATTCCTTTGAAAGTCTTATCCGTTTCCTTCTTCTCACTCTAAGGAATGATCATTCAAATTCTTTTGGCTCTTCTTtccctctttcttttttttgtgtttgtgcGTGATAATCCATGTTTTCTGGCCGAGTATAAGAATATACAAGcattttattctctttcttgATTGAAATTCACTTGGAACTGTCGTTGGTATCACCATGATCAATGTTTAACCATGTACTTCATTTCAAACATCTTATAGGCTGAGTGTTCATGTGATTTTGTTCCAGGTCGCAATAAGCACTGATGATGTCTACAAAAGCGCTGAGGTTGTCAATCTTGTTACCCAAGAGCTCGGAGGAAAGATAACTAGACAGCCAGGACCAATTCCTGGACTCAACACCAAGATAACTTCTTTTCTGGATCCAGATGGCTGGAAAACAGTAAGTGTCTGGGTATCACATCCTGTatgattattttctgcccttttgCAAGGCATGTTAATGGGATATGAGCTCACTTTCTGTGTCCTTACCTTTGTTGTGTTTATGCGTAGGTGCTGGTTGACAATAAGGATTTTCTGAAGGAGCTAGAATCGTCGAAGTAACTGGTCAAGAGTTGTCGTATTTTACTAGATATAAATAAGTAGTCCGCTGTGGTGTTTATCTTCGCATGCAGACTTATGCATATGTCTAGCAGCATATTCAACTACTCCTTTAAGCACTTGTCCAGACATTTTCGTTTGTTTTACAATACGAATATGACATCTCTGACTTGTTGCGTATGTCTTGCTGGTTCCTATTCACCTCGAGtttctatgtatgtatgaaatTATCCCATCAGCAAGTGCGGACATGAAATTTTACAATCACTCTTGCTCAGAGGAAGCGGCTATGACAAATTATAAATGTTAATGGTTTTTCCTTCTGATGACAAAACTGCTTATCGATAACATTTGGTATCTTTTATTCATCATGCCTATATTTTATCTTTGCGTTAGCAATTAAGATAGGTAAAACAATAGTTTCAGACAGAAACAAAGGTAAAGACCTtatttgaatattaagatgtgcaTTAAAATTTAGATGTTTGAATCTGAATGTATGTTTGAATACAAAATAATCAAGATTATTTgttctttcaatatttggatcTATTAAGATTAGTAATAA
The sequence above is a segment of the Solanum dulcamara chromosome 11, daSolDulc1.2, whole genome shotgun sequence genome. Coding sequences within it:
- the LOC129873023 gene encoding lactoylglutathione lyase GLX1, with protein sequence MAEATAPAVPSTELLEWPKKDKRRILHAVYRVGDLDRTIKFYTECFGMKVLRKRDIPEEKYSNAFLGFGPEESHFVVELTYNYGVDKYDIGTGFGHFAIATPDVYKLVEEIKAKGGTVTREPGPVKGGSTVIAFVKDPDGYLFEILQRESTPEPLCQVMLRVGDLERSIKFYEKALGMQVVKKVDRPEHKYSIAMMGYAPEHETIVLELTYNYGVTEYTKGNAYAQVAISTDDVYKSAEVVNLVTQELGGKITRQPGPIPGLNTKITSFLDPDGWKTVLVDNKDFLKELESSK